The Streptococcus pluranimalium genome contains a region encoding:
- the gtfB gene encoding accessory Sec system glycosylation chaperone GtfB, translated as MINLFDTYNQASWDLHYSLIMSGYQNPTIAINDDGFLPEDVTSPYLYFTGFADMPANPLYFNQIRVPEYWEISGNNSHAAVHDYHQKRAHIHYAHPGHLRCVKAVDWYDEKGRLRVTDRYNKQGYLFSQTSYNQASQATITTYFNKDNQEVIVENHTTGDVILTADKIIIFKSRSEFVAYYLKVAGYQLDRIFYNSLSTPFLATYQLGLAGNDVLFWQEELGESIPGNMTLLLNDDVPRPTKIVIQKKKAYEKALDLLPLPLQNKVSFLGFHYPFKRQNHLTNEALILTNSDQLEGIEELLRQIPSLHVHIGALTEMSAKLMALGKYPNVSLYPNISQANVNHLFQTCSFYLDINHGNEILAALRTAFENRMLILAFNNTVHGRDYIADRHCFAPTEIAQMSQKLQDLIGNESNMITAIVAQEAAAHLTSKEQYQAIIDTF; from the coding sequence ATGATTAATCTATTTGATACCTATAATCAGGCGAGTTGGGATCTCCACTATTCATTAATCATGTCTGGCTATCAGAATCCGACGATTGCTATTAATGATGATGGCTTTTTGCCAGAAGACGTTACATCACCTTATTTGTATTTTACAGGCTTTGCTGATATGCCGGCGAATCCGCTTTATTTTAATCAAATCAGAGTTCCTGAATACTGGGAAATCTCAGGTAATAATAGCCATGCGGCGGTTCATGATTATCATCAAAAGCGAGCGCACATTCATTATGCTCATCCAGGACATTTGCGCTGTGTCAAGGCAGTGGATTGGTATGATGAGAAGGGACGATTGCGCGTGACGGATCGTTATAACAAGCAAGGGTATCTCTTTTCTCAAACAAGCTATAATCAAGCTAGTCAAGCGACCATAACAACTTATTTTAATAAAGATAATCAGGAAGTTATTGTTGAGAATCATACAACAGGTGATGTGATTTTAACAGCTGACAAGATTATCATTTTTAAAAGTCGTTCGGAATTTGTGGCATATTATTTGAAGGTAGCAGGCTATCAGCTCGATCGTATTTTTTATAACTCTTTATCAACTCCCTTCCTTGCAACCTATCAACTAGGATTAGCTGGTAATGATGTTTTATTTTGGCAGGAAGAGTTGGGAGAATCCATTCCTGGAAATATGACTTTATTGCTAAATGACGATGTACCAAGGCCTACCAAAATCGTTATTCAAAAGAAGAAAGCTTATGAGAAAGCCTTAGATTTGTTGCCACTACCGTTACAAAACAAAGTCAGTTTTTTAGGATTTCACTATCCATTTAAACGTCAAAATCACCTTACTAACGAGGCACTTATTTTAACCAATTCTGATCAGCTAGAAGGTATTGAGGAGTTACTTAGACAAATACCGTCGCTACATGTTCATATCGGTGCTTTGACAGAAATGTCGGCTAAGTTGATGGCGCTTGGTAAATACCCTAACGTCAGCCTTTATCCTAATATCTCTCAAGCTAATGTTAATCATCTTTTTCAGACTTGTTCCTTTTATTTAGATATCAATCATGGTAATGAAATTTTAGCTGCCTTAAGAACAGCTTTTGAAAATCGAATGCTTATCTTGGCTTTTAATAACACAGTTCATGGTCGAGATTATATCGCTGACAGACATTGTTTTGCACCGACTGAAATTGCTCAGATGAGTCAAAAATTACAGGATTTAATTGGCAATGAAAGTAACATGATTACGGCAATCGTCGCGCAAGAAGCAGCTGCTCATTTGACTTCCAAGGAGCAGTATCAAGCTATTATAGATACTTTCTAA